A stretch of the Rufibacter tibetensis genome encodes the following:
- a CDS encoding sodium:solute symporter, translating to MTLPLVDLLVIIAYLVGMVLFGCSFYFKKRSASEYSTGGGRLPSWAVGMSIFATFVSSISFLALPGNAYMSNWNGFVFSLSIPFASFVAVKLFVPLYRSIDSISAYHYLETRFGPWARVYGSVCYLLTQVARMGAIMYLLALPMNALFGWSIPAIIIVTGVCVMLYAVMGGIEAVIWTDAVQGIILIVGALACVGIILFSMPDGVTQLFEIASASDKFSLGSFSANVSDSTFWVVLVYGLFINLQNYGIDQNYVQRYFTAKTQKEAIFSTWLGSLLYVPISLLFFFIGTALFAYYQAQPGLLPASLRASGMADKVFPHFIVHGLPVGITGLLIASIFAAGMSTVSTSINSSATVITVDYYKRFFHKSASGRESMKSMYLASLVMGILGIVAALAMTRVKSALDAWWALSSIFSGGMLGLFLLGIFSRKVKSFDAGIGVVAGILVICWASLSPVYFADGDWVSFKSPFHANLAIVIGTTTIFLVGFLVSKLFGENRISLLQDKFTEKGRNKVSR from the coding sequence ATGACGCTGCCTTTAGTAGATTTACTCGTGATCATCGCCTACCTAGTGGGCATGGTCCTGTTTGGGTGCTCTTTCTACTTTAAAAAACGTTCCGCCAGTGAATATTCCACGGGAGGAGGCAGGTTGCCTTCCTGGGCGGTGGGAATGTCTATTTTCGCCACTTTCGTAAGTAGTATAAGCTTTCTGGCCTTGCCTGGGAATGCTTATATGTCAAACTGGAATGGTTTTGTTTTTAGCTTATCCATTCCCTTCGCGTCCTTTGTTGCTGTAAAGCTGTTTGTGCCACTCTACAGAAGTATTGACAGCATATCAGCTTATCATTACCTGGAGACTCGCTTCGGTCCATGGGCCCGGGTGTACGGTTCTGTCTGCTACCTGCTCACCCAGGTGGCACGCATGGGCGCCATCATGTACCTGCTGGCCCTTCCCATGAATGCGCTGTTCGGCTGGAGCATACCAGCCATCATCATAGTGACGGGCGTCTGTGTCATGCTGTATGCCGTCATGGGGGGGATAGAGGCGGTGATATGGACGGATGCTGTGCAGGGAATCATCCTGATTGTAGGCGCCCTGGCTTGTGTAGGAATAATCTTGTTTTCCATGCCAGACGGGGTGACGCAGTTGTTCGAGATAGCCAGCGCGAGCGATAAATTTAGCTTGGGAAGTTTCAGTGCCAACGTGTCTGATTCAACTTTCTGGGTGGTACTGGTATATGGATTGTTTATCAATCTGCAGAACTATGGTATAGACCAAAATTATGTTCAGCGGTATTTTACTGCTAAAACTCAAAAAGAGGCCATATTCTCTACCTGGCTGGGCAGTTTACTTTATGTGCCTATTTCACTCTTGTTTTTTTTTATAGGCACGGCACTGTTCGCCTACTATCAGGCGCAGCCAGGACTACTGCCTGCTTCGCTTAGGGCTTCAGGGATGGCAGATAAAGTATTTCCCCACTTTATTGTACATGGCTTGCCTGTTGGCATAACAGGACTTCTGATTGCCTCCATTTTTGCGGCGGGCATGAGTACTGTTTCCACCAGTATCAATAGTTCTGCCACCGTTATCACAGTGGACTACTACAAACGCTTCTTCCACAAGAGTGCCTCTGGCCGCGAGTCGATGAAATCCATGTACCTAGCTTCTTTGGTGATGGGGATTTTAGGTATTGTGGCTGCCTTGGCTATGACAAGGGTTAAAAGTGCATTGGATGCCTGGTGGGCCCTGTCATCTATTTTCAGTGGAGGCATGCTGGGCTTGTTCTTGCTGGGGATTTTCTCCCGGAAAGTAAAGAGTTTTGATGCAGGCATAGGCGTTGTGGCAGGGATTTTAGTTATCTGCTGGGCTAGCCTGTCGCCAGTGTATTTTGCGGATGGGGATTGGGTGAGTTTCAAAAGCCCTTTCCATGCAAACCTGGCAATCGTGATTGGAACCACCACCATTTTTCTTGTTGGCTTCCTGGTTTCAAAGCTCTTCGGTGAAAACAGGATCTCCCTTTTACAGGATAAGTTTACAGAAAAGGGAAGGAATAAAGTTAGCCGCTGA
- a CDS encoding dihydrodipicolinate synthase family protein, giving the protein MKQEKLPTPLRGIVPPMVTPLLSNDALDVNGLEKLIEHILGGGVHGLFILGTTGEAPNLSYHLRHELVKRTCEQVAGRVPVLVGITDTVVSESLRLANTAAEAGAAAVVSAPPYYFTPSQDELVHYYKHLADRLPLPLFLYNMPSHTKVSFAPATVKAIAKHPNVVGLKDSSGNTVYFQLMCNALKDNPDFSLLIGPEEVTAEAVLMGGHGGVNGGANLFPQLYVDLYEAALTKDFELIGTLQNHVLEISSHLYTVSSCGTSYLKGVKAALSVLGICSDFMAEPHQSYQAEEKLKIRGYLKEIKSNMQGQYQSTVNL; this is encoded by the coding sequence ATGAAACAGGAAAAGCTACCTACGCCCCTAAGAGGAATTGTACCTCCGATGGTAACGCCTCTATTGAGCAATGATGCGCTTGACGTAAATGGATTGGAAAAACTGATTGAGCACATTTTAGGGGGAGGTGTACATGGGTTGTTTATTTTAGGAACCACAGGAGAGGCCCCGAATCTAAGCTATCACTTGCGGCATGAGCTGGTGAAGCGCACCTGTGAGCAGGTAGCGGGGCGTGTGCCGGTACTTGTGGGCATCACAGATACCGTTGTTTCGGAAAGCCTCCGGCTGGCCAATACGGCAGCTGAAGCCGGTGCTGCGGCAGTTGTATCCGCTCCTCCCTACTACTTTACCCCAAGCCAGGACGAACTGGTCCACTACTACAAGCATCTGGCCGATCGGCTTCCATTGCCGCTCTTCCTGTACAACATGCCTTCCCATACAAAGGTGAGCTTTGCGCCGGCAACAGTAAAAGCAATCGCAAAACACCCCAATGTAGTCGGTTTGAAGGATAGCTCCGGGAATACCGTTTACTTCCAGTTAATGTGCAATGCCTTGAAAGACAACCCTGATTTCTCGCTGTTAATCGGCCCTGAGGAGGTAACGGCCGAGGCGGTATTGATGGGGGGCCATGGAGGGGTGAATGGAGGGGCCAATTTATTCCCCCAGTTGTATGTGGATCTGTATGAGGCAGCCTTAACCAAGGACTTTGAACTGATTGGCACCTTGCAAAACCATGTGCTGGAGATTAGCTCGCACCTGTATACAGTGAGCAGCTGTGGCACCAGTTATTTGAAAGGGGTGAAAGCGGCTCTTTCTGTTTTGGGCATCTGTAGTGATTTCATGGCAGAGCCTCATCAAAGTTACCAGGCAGAGGAGAAGTTGAAGATAAGGGGTTACCTGAAAGAAATCAAGAGTAACATGCAGGGGCAGTATCAAAGCACGGTTAACCTATGA
- a CDS encoding L-fucose isomerase, which translates to MKNPPYQRRLVGAKPKIGVRPVIDGRLGGIRESLEETTMAMAQQVALFFHENLRHADGTAVECIIADSCIGGVAEAAMAADKFEREGVGVSLTVTPCWCYGTETIDMNPHTPKAIWGFNGTERPGAVYLAAALAGHNQKGLPAFGIYGKDVKDTGDTTIPEDVQVKLLRFAKAGLAVASMRGKSYLSIGSVSMGIAGSIVDAGFFESFLGMRTEYVDSMEVLRRIEQGIFDQDEFEKAISWIKENCQEGTDFNPGDKQKSRNQKDSDWGFVAKMTIIIRDLMIGNPQLKAMGYGEEALGHNAIASGFQGQRQWTDFLPNGDFSEAILNSSFDWNGIRQPFVVATENDSLNGVSMLFGHLLSNTAQIFADVRTYWSPEAVERVTGYKLEGVAKDGFLHLINSGSCTLDGTGQQHQEGKPAMKPFWEISEREAQECLAATTWYPATLEYFRGGGYSSQFLTKGGMPVTMSRVNLIKGLGPVLQIAEGWTIDLPEEVNNTLDQRTDKTWPTTWFVPRLTGRGAFRDTYAVMANWGSNHGSISYGHIGADLITLASMLRIPVCMHNITEENIFRPSAWAAFGMEAEGADYRACQSYGTLY; encoded by the coding sequence ATGAAGAACCCCCCGTATCAGAGAAGATTAGTTGGCGCAAAGCCAAAGATCGGAGTACGTCCTGTCATCGATGGCCGCTTAGGCGGAATCAGGGAGTCGTTGGAAGAAACCACGATGGCTATGGCGCAGCAAGTTGCCCTGTTCTTTCACGAAAACCTTAGGCATGCGGATGGCACTGCAGTAGAATGTATAATCGCTGATAGTTGTATAGGCGGTGTGGCAGAGGCAGCCATGGCTGCTGATAAGTTTGAACGGGAAGGGGTGGGGGTGTCGCTCACGGTAACGCCTTGCTGGTGTTACGGCACGGAGACTATAGACATGAACCCTCACACGCCAAAAGCGATATGGGGCTTCAATGGGACGGAGCGTCCTGGGGCTGTTTACCTGGCTGCTGCGCTGGCCGGGCACAACCAAAAAGGTTTGCCCGCATTTGGCATCTACGGTAAGGATGTGAAAGATACTGGTGATACAACTATCCCGGAGGATGTACAGGTGAAGCTGTTGCGGTTTGCGAAAGCAGGGTTGGCAGTTGCTTCCATGCGCGGGAAATCCTATCTGTCAATTGGCTCAGTATCCATGGGGATCGCGGGATCAATCGTAGACGCCGGTTTTTTTGAATCTTTCCTGGGAATGAGAACGGAGTATGTCGATTCCATGGAAGTACTCCGTCGGATAGAGCAGGGCATTTTCGACCAGGATGAATTTGAGAAGGCCATCTCCTGGATAAAGGAAAACTGTCAGGAAGGAACAGACTTCAATCCTGGTGACAAGCAAAAATCCCGGAATCAAAAGGACAGTGACTGGGGGTTTGTTGCTAAAATGACGATCATTATACGTGATCTGATGATTGGCAATCCCCAACTCAAGGCGATGGGATATGGGGAGGAGGCGTTAGGGCATAATGCCATTGCGTCAGGTTTCCAAGGGCAGCGCCAATGGACAGACTTTTTGCCAAACGGTGATTTCAGTGAGGCGATCCTTAATTCCTCCTTTGACTGGAATGGCATTCGTCAGCCCTTTGTAGTAGCTACCGAAAATGATTCGCTGAACGGTGTGAGCATGCTCTTTGGGCATCTTCTAAGCAATACCGCTCAGATATTTGCTGATGTAAGAACCTACTGGAGCCCAGAGGCTGTGGAGCGGGTAACAGGATATAAACTGGAGGGCGTTGCAAAAGATGGCTTTCTGCATTTGATCAACTCAGGCTCCTGCACTTTGGACGGGACAGGCCAACAGCATCAGGAGGGAAAGCCTGCCATGAAGCCGTTCTGGGAAATAAGTGAACGGGAGGCCCAGGAATGCTTAGCCGCCACTACCTGGTATCCTGCGACACTGGAGTATTTCAGGGGAGGGGGGTATTCCTCTCAGTTCCTGACGAAAGGAGGTATGCCTGTTACCATGTCACGTGTAAACCTAATCAAAGGGTTAGGGCCGGTGCTGCAGATTGCAGAGGGGTGGACAATTGACTTGCCGGAAGAGGTAAATAACACCCTTGACCAACGCACGGATAAAACATGGCCCACTACCTGGTTTGTGCCCCGTCTGACTGGGAGAGGCGCTTTCCGGGATACTTATGCCGTCATGGCGAACTGGGGCTCCAACCATGGTTCCATCAGCTACGGTCATATTGGAGCGGATTTGATCACCCTCGCTTCCATGCTGCGCATCCCGGTTTGTATGCATAACATAACAGAAGAAAATATTTTCAGACCCAGTGCCTGGGCCGCATTTGGCATGGAGGCAGAGGGAGCTGATTACCGGGCTTGCCAAAGCTATGGAACCTTGTATTAA
- a CDS encoding AraC family transcriptional regulator has translation MKPHFHKVPVELQSSFNIMHKLQPDFGSVWHFHPELELHYIIKGEGVRFIGDNIDNFSAGEMILLGENLPHTWRCKEDYFQGGARQKVEAIVIQFLPYCLGRDILNLPEAYLIPKLYEKAKKGLVIKGEAKKRIADLMTRAVEAKNLDRLILLLSVIKELAETEDIETITSEHVFYKSNEIETERLNRVCSYTLSNFKKEISLEEISSVANLSITSFCRYFKMMTKKTYNDFLTEIKISHACRALVEDKLSTEVICFDCGFNNVSNFYRHFKKVMNMTPLEYKRKYLNT, from the coding sequence ATGAAGCCGCATTTTCACAAGGTCCCGGTAGAATTGCAGAGTTCTTTCAATATAATGCATAAACTACAGCCTGACTTTGGGTCAGTATGGCACTTTCATCCTGAGTTGGAACTCCATTACATTATAAAAGGGGAAGGCGTCAGGTTTATCGGAGACAACATTGATAATTTTTCCGCCGGGGAAATGATCTTACTGGGAGAGAACCTGCCCCATACGTGGCGCTGCAAAGAAGACTACTTTCAGGGGGGGGCGAGGCAGAAAGTGGAGGCGATTGTCATTCAGTTTCTGCCATACTGCCTGGGGCGTGATATTCTGAACTTACCAGAAGCATACCTGATTCCAAAACTATATGAAAAGGCTAAAAAAGGGCTTGTGATCAAAGGTGAAGCAAAAAAGCGAATAGCCGATTTGATGACAAGGGCCGTAGAAGCAAAAAATTTAGACCGGCTGATTCTGCTTCTCTCGGTGATAAAGGAACTAGCTGAGACAGAAGACATAGAAACGATCACTTCCGAACATGTCTTTTACAAATCAAATGAAATCGAAACTGAACGGCTGAACAGGGTTTGCTCTTACACCTTGTCCAATTTCAAAAAAGAAATCAGTTTAGAGGAGATTTCGTCTGTAGCCAATCTCAGTATAACCTCTTTTTGCCGTTACTTTAAGATGATGACAAAGAAAACATATAATGATTTCCTAACAGAGATCAAGATAAGCCATGCCTGCAGGGCTTTGGTGGAAGATAAGCTTTCCACTGAAGTTATCTGCTTTGACTGTGGGTTTAACAATGTGTCTAACTTCTATCGGCATTTCAAGAAAGTGATGAATATGACACCACTTGAGTACAAAAGAAAGTATCTGAATACCTGA
- a CDS encoding glycoside hydrolase family 28 protein gives MNPIQLTESGSGAKPGSTAPGTLKATAISVIMKFPNQNRKTASLPGNGPQAARITRKHRLAWLIVWGAMLLASCIKQAAAPLGDSSRRIYDVTQYGAVGDSVTVNTKALQKAIDHCHAAGGGTVLVANGVFSSGALFLKENVHLKVDKGAKLRAVAGLENYPILVNTRIAGIEMNWPSAFVNAIQAKNVKIYGEGTIDGSGYYWWEDYWTKRDSLSKTVPGDLIDWHVPRPRLILFDKVSASEIQGVNLRNSGFWTVHICYSDAIKVTDVVIYNPILEKGKKAASTDGIDVDSSNDIIIRNCSISVDDDCIAIKSGRGSDGLRVNMPTENVLIENCFFGTGHGGVSLGTETAGGIKNVMVRNCKADGNQAPIKFKPRPGRGGVIENITHEGWEIKNVGTVIDYSFRKVDGKDYLDEWQNILVPFYKATPKYRNITIRNVNATNSGKAISFLGWPLAHAENVILEDISIQAKEGARFQYVDNLLLKNVRIQTEDKPMDFVEVYNKRQQ, from the coding sequence ATGAATCCTATCCAACTAACAGAGAGCGGATCTGGTGCAAAACCGGGATCAACTGCTCCTGGAACACTGAAGGCAACGGCAATATCGGTTATCATGAAGTTCCCCAATCAGAATAGGAAAACCGCCAGCCTCCCTGGCAACGGCCCACAGGCTGCACGCATCACAAGAAAACACCGGTTAGCGTGGCTTATTGTGTGGGGTGCCATGCTGCTGGCGTCCTGTATAAAACAGGCAGCTGCCCCGCTAGGGGATAGCAGCAGAAGAATATACGATGTAACCCAGTATGGTGCCGTAGGAGATTCTGTCACCGTAAATACAAAAGCTCTCCAAAAGGCGATTGATCATTGCCATGCGGCTGGTGGCGGTACCGTGCTGGTTGCAAACGGTGTTTTTTCCTCCGGTGCCCTTTTCCTGAAGGAGAACGTTCACCTAAAGGTGGACAAAGGGGCTAAGCTGAGAGCCGTGGCAGGCCTGGAAAATTATCCGATATTAGTAAATACCCGGATTGCCGGCATTGAGATGAACTGGCCCTCTGCCTTTGTTAATGCAATTCAGGCTAAAAATGTAAAGATATACGGAGAAGGCACTATAGATGGCTCAGGTTATTACTGGTGGGAAGATTACTGGACAAAGCGAGACAGCTTATCAAAGACAGTGCCCGGTGATTTGATTGATTGGCATGTGCCTAGACCCCGGCTTATACTTTTTGATAAAGTCTCAGCATCAGAGATACAGGGGGTCAACTTAAGGAATTCAGGCTTTTGGACAGTACATATCTGTTATAGCGACGCCATAAAAGTAACAGATGTGGTCATTTACAATCCTATTCTTGAAAAAGGTAAGAAAGCCGCCAGTACTGACGGGATAGATGTGGATTCCAGCAATGATATCATCATTCGTAACTGCTCTATCTCTGTGGACGACGATTGTATTGCCATCAAATCAGGAAGAGGATCCGATGGGCTGCGCGTGAACATGCCTACAGAGAATGTTTTAATTGAGAATTGCTTTTTTGGGACCGGTCACGGAGGTGTCTCCCTTGGAACGGAAACAGCAGGGGGAATAAAGAATGTAATGGTGCGCAACTGCAAAGCCGATGGAAACCAAGCCCCAATAAAATTCAAGCCTCGTCCCGGCCGTGGTGGAGTTATAGAGAACATCACCCATGAAGGCTGGGAAATTAAAAACGTGGGCACTGTGATTGACTATTCCTTTCGGAAAGTTGACGGGAAAGACTACCTGGATGAATGGCAGAATATCCTTGTGCCCTTCTATAAAGCAACTCCAAAGTACAGGAACATAACCATCAGAAATGTAAATGCCACTAATTCCGGGAAAGCCATCAGCTTCCTGGGCTGGCCTTTAGCGCATGCTGAAAACGTTATTTTAGAGGATATAAGTATTCAAGCGAAAGAAGGGGCAAGGTTTCAGTACGTAGATAATCTGCTGCTGAAAAATGTAAGGATTCAAACCGAGGACAAGCCCATGGACTTTGTGGAAGTCTATAATAAGAGACAACAATAA
- a CDS encoding glycoside hydrolase family protein, translated as MGNPSGEGMGKGGDNVKNAIYARKGTPQVAAWKAASFEIAVPGYVTFPTTAYGHVFSGRKHNIVRVAQEIKGLTGVQLPAEQYESGAYTPLRLKFKEPVKVLVGTFQGEDRKAFRQVSGGGGRQLVLENGLTVTGLPPVDVYAIPYPKGTHVINPEGKGLFTIVGVVKADQQLTYRNAELPDGRQWNPTYIVEGFSDESPLFDVVGGPGKPVVEEGMPGTEGIQGGFEGGRCVKIGDTYHMFPTERAGEIGVEAYYDRVKTRIGHWTSKDAIHWKRRSTIYQASGKYAVTEDDNPMNDRRGAIWSFMPVFSEQANRWYGYYLAYTVHKEIEPNHSFGRIWRAESKTAGIEGIGGPYADTGIIMEPGLDSQPWEGRQGVASFFPYKVGDQWLGFYSGAYPFASWKDYPKKSGKGWFIGLAEGKSLEGPWIRMDTTVNPVTSMHPFFIENPIVSQLPNGLYIAIFDGGPDGWGHHLPNMMGYSLSKDGYNWSEARYWPIETKVNKWWDIMRTPLCLIPEGNDIYTVVYAAIDLKRRFHPMGMVKLKLNREVLDTRKKLLEKTRRGNNAER; from the coding sequence ATGGGGAACCCTTCCGGGGAAGGCATGGGAAAAGGGGGCGATAACGTAAAGAATGCCATTTACGCCCGGAAAGGCACCCCACAGGTGGCTGCCTGGAAAGCTGCCTCCTTTGAAATCGCGGTTCCAGGCTATGTTACTTTTCCAACCACAGCCTATGGGCATGTGTTCTCCGGGAGAAAGCATAACATTGTGCGGGTAGCACAGGAAATAAAGGGGCTCACGGGGGTACAACTTCCTGCCGAGCAGTATGAGAGCGGGGCGTATACACCGCTAAGGCTAAAGTTCAAGGAACCGGTGAAGGTGCTGGTAGGCACCTTTCAGGGGGAGGACAGAAAAGCTTTCCGGCAGGTAAGTGGTGGAGGCGGCCGGCAACTGGTTCTGGAAAACGGCCTTACCGTTACTGGCTTGCCGCCTGTTGACGTCTATGCTATTCCTTACCCTAAAGGAACCCATGTCATCAACCCGGAAGGTAAGGGGTTGTTCACAATAGTAGGGGTGGTAAAAGCCGACCAACAACTTACATATCGCAATGCAGAACTGCCCGATGGCAGACAATGGAACCCCACCTATATAGTAGAAGGTTTTTCTGACGAAAGTCCATTATTTGACGTTGTTGGCGGGCCGGGAAAACCAGTGGTGGAGGAAGGAATGCCTGGTACGGAGGGAATACAAGGTGGCTTTGAGGGTGGGCGTTGTGTGAAAATAGGGGACACTTACCATATGTTTCCTACCGAACGTGCCGGTGAAATAGGGGTAGAGGCTTATTACGATAGGGTAAAAACCCGCATCGGCCACTGGACAAGTAAGGATGCCATCCACTGGAAGAGGCGGTCTACCATATACCAGGCCAGTGGGAAGTATGCCGTAACAGAAGATGACAATCCCATGAATGATCGGCGAGGGGCTATCTGGTCGTTTATGCCCGTCTTCAGTGAGCAGGCTAACCGTTGGTACGGATATTACCTGGCTTACACGGTGCACAAAGAGATAGAGCCAAATCATTCTTTTGGCCGCATCTGGAGGGCAGAATCCAAGACTGCGGGCATTGAGGGGATAGGAGGGCCCTATGCGGACACAGGTATCATCATGGAACCAGGACTTGATTCCCAACCCTGGGAAGGGAGGCAAGGCGTGGCTTCTTTCTTCCCTTACAAAGTGGGAGACCAATGGCTGGGGTTTTACAGTGGAGCTTACCCTTTTGCCTCCTGGAAAGACTACCCGAAAAAATCCGGGAAGGGCTGGTTCATAGGCCTTGCGGAGGGTAAAAGTTTGGAAGGCCCCTGGATAAGAATGGATACCACCGTAAATCCTGTGACATCCATGCATCCGTTTTTCATAGAGAACCCTATTGTAAGTCAGCTTCCAAATGGTTTGTACATAGCTATATTCGATGGGGGCCCTGATGGATGGGGGCATCATCTACCTAATATGATGGGGTATTCACTTTCTAAAGATGGTTACAACTGGTCCGAAGCCCGCTACTGGCCCATTGAAACCAAAGTGAATAAATGGTGGGACATTATGCGTACCCCCCTGTGCTTGATCCCCGAAGGAAACGATATCTATACTGTGGTGTATGCAGCTATCGACTTAAAAAGGCGATTCCATCCGATGGGGATGGTGAAGCTGAAGCTGAACAGGGAGGTGCTGGACACCAGGAAAAAGCTTTTGGAAAAAACACGGAGAGGGAACAACGCGGAGAGGTAA